One Eubacteriales bacterium mix99 genomic window carries:
- a CDS encoding type II toxin-antitoxin system RelB/DinJ family antitoxin, whose protein sequence is MAQISLRLDDDVKKSAEQTLNEIGLSMSTAINIFLRKVAREKRIPFELTADPFYSESNMAHLRRGVAALNAGKGVEHEPIEVDRNEKNMV, encoded by the coding sequence ATGGCACAAATTAGCTTGCGTTTGGATGATGACGTAAAGAAAAGCGCAGAACAGACTCTCAATGAAATAGGGCTGAGTATGTCAACAGCAATCAACATATTCTTAAGAAAGGTTGCCAGAGAGAAACGCATTCCGTTTGAATTGACCGCAGACCCATTTTACAGTGAAAGCAATATGGCCCACTTAAGGCGAGGAGTTGCAGCATTGAATGCAGGTAAAGGTGTGGAGCATGAGCCTATTGAGGTAGACAGGAATGAAAAAAATATGGTTTGA
- a CDS encoding phosphoenolpyruvate hydrolase family protein, which yields MLYKSRKEILSDFKAQTDAGKILVGVGAGTGMTAKCSEKADVDMLIIYNSGRYRMAGRGSLSGLLAYGDANQIVVEMGHEVLPIVKKTPVLAGVCGTDPFRVMEIYLKELKEQGFNGVQNFPTVGLIDGVFRQNLEETGMGYGLEVDMVRKAHELDMLTCPYVFDAKQAAAMAQAGADILVAHMGLTTKGSIGAETAKTLDDCVPLIREILEAGRKVNPNVMVICHGGPIADPEDAAYIIRKIPELDGFFGASSIERLASERSMTAQAAAFKAITR from the coding sequence ATGCTTTATAAGTCTCGGAAAGAAATTTTATCGGATTTCAAGGCGCAGACGGATGCAGGCAAGATTCTGGTCGGCGTTGGTGCAGGGACTGGGATGACTGCGAAATGTTCGGAAAAGGCCGATGTTGATATGCTGATTATTTACAACTCAGGCCGCTACCGCATGGCCGGGCGCGGATCCCTGTCCGGTTTGCTGGCATATGGTGATGCAAACCAGATTGTCGTGGAAATGGGCCATGAAGTGCTGCCGATTGTAAAAAAGACGCCGGTTTTGGCAGGCGTTTGCGGTACGGATCCTTTCCGCGTTATGGAAATCTATCTGAAGGAATTAAAGGAACAGGGCTTCAATGGTGTACAGAATTTCCCGACAGTTGGTCTGATCGACGGTGTGTTCCGTCAGAATCTGGAAGAGACAGGCATGGGCTATGGTCTCGAAGTGGACATGGTCCGCAAAGCCCATGAATTGGATATGCTTACCTGTCCTTATGTTTTCGATGCAAAACAGGCTGCCGCCATGGCGCAGGCCGGGGCCGATATTCTGGTTGCCCATATGGGCCTTACCACGAAAGGCTCCATTGGCGCCGAAACGGCAAAAACCCTGGACGACTGTGTCCCTCTTATCCGGGAGATCCTGGAAGCCGGGCGTAAGGTGAACCCGAATGTCATGGTTATCTGTCATGGCGGCCCGATTGCCGATCCTGAGGATGCCGCCTATATCATTCGGAAAATTCCGGAGCTGGACGGTTTCTTTGGAGCTTCCTCGATTGAGCGTCTGGCCTCGGAACGCAGCATGACCGCACAGGCGGCTGCTTTTAAGGCTATTACGAGATAA
- a CDS encoding Txe/YoeB family addiction module toxin, with product MKKIWFDEAWDDYLYWQMQDKRTIKRINMLIKDIERGHFSGIGRPEQLKVDLGGFWSRRIDDTNRLVYRVSGATLEILSCRGHYDN from the coding sequence ATGAAAAAAATATGGTTTGATGAAGCGTGGGACGATTATTTGTATTGGCAAATGCAGGATAAGAGAACGATAAAACGTATCAACATGCTAATCAAAGATATTGAAAGAGGGCATTTTAGCGGCATTGGAAGGCCAGAGCAGCTAAAGGTCGACTTGGGTGGATTTTGGAGTCGCCGTATTGACGATACAAACAGACTTGTTTACCGAGTGAGCGGAGCTACTTTAGAAATCCTTTCCTGCCGTGGACATTATGACAATTGA
- a CDS encoding FAD-dependent oxidoreductase, which produces MKIFEHTQVRNMKLRNRMYMAPMGTATEPDGSFSDRAIRYYEERAKGGFGLIITSANQVSTKYEAKAANILGTPRSFEQMNFLVRRVHNQGTRICIQLTPGLGRMQFSTGDVRPYSSSENTSFWFPDVKCRAFEKEDIQYLVQKMGEGAATAKRAEADAVELHGYGGYLMDQFQSELWNKRTDEYGGSLENRMRFSVECIKAIREAVGPNFPILFKFTPYHGVPGGREMDEGIAMAKILEKAGVDLLHVDVGCYEAWYKAIDTVYEPPCVQLDIAAEIKKHVNVPVMSQGKMQNPADTEAALQEGKADYIGLGHEAICDPHWVNKVRKNETYDIIPCIGCNECLYAGFSGKMMHCAVNPLTFAEDYYPVVPGDPKKRVLVVGGGPAGMVAAITAAGRGLQTELWEKTTELGGLLLAAGGPRFKKDVKDYVQYLIGKVYRSNIRVSLMKEATPENIIAGNYDKVIIAAGSTPVMPPIKGVEESFVVGANDLLTHKKDYGKKVVVLGGGLVGCETACHCAEHADDVTILEMLPEILMTVRHSRNNDQSLRHLMEECDIKIITSAKVTEFKDHAVHYEKDGKQETIKADTVAVAAGYRANDSLYDAIDGKVDCSIVGDAEAPDNILKAVHHGFQSVRCI; this is translated from the coding sequence ATGAAAATATTTGAACATACCCAGGTTCGGAATATGAAGCTGCGAAACAGAATGTACATGGCCCCCATGGGGACGGCAACCGAACCGGACGGATCTTTTTCGGATCGTGCCATCCGTTATTATGAGGAACGGGCAAAAGGCGGATTTGGCCTTATCATTACCTCGGCCAACCAGGTCTCCACAAAATATGAGGCAAAGGCGGCCAATATTCTGGGCACTCCAAGATCCTTCGAACAGATGAACTTTCTGGTCCGAAGGGTTCACAATCAGGGAACCAGAATTTGTATTCAACTGACCCCCGGATTGGGGCGAATGCAGTTTTCCACCGGGGATGTCCGGCCCTATTCCAGCAGTGAGAACACTTCGTTCTGGTTTCCGGATGTAAAGTGCCGGGCTTTTGAGAAAGAAGACATCCAGTATCTGGTTCAGAAGATGGGAGAAGGCGCTGCCACTGCAAAGCGTGCCGAGGCGGATGCAGTGGAGCTTCACGGCTACGGCGGCTATCTGATGGACCAGTTTCAGTCGGAATTGTGGAATAAGAGAACGGATGAGTACGGCGGCAGCCTGGAAAACAGGATGCGTTTTTCCGTAGAGTGCATCAAGGCGATTCGGGAAGCGGTTGGCCCGAACTTTCCCATTCTGTTCAAGTTTACGCCTTATCATGGAGTACCCGGCGGCCGGGAAATGGACGAAGGGATTGCCATGGCAAAGATCCTGGAAAAGGCCGGAGTGGATCTTCTTCATGTTGACGTTGGATGCTATGAAGCCTGGTATAAGGCAATTGACACGGTATATGAACCGCCGTGTGTACAGCTGGACATTGCTGCTGAAATCAAAAAACATGTCAATGTTCCGGTTATGTCCCAGGGCAAGATGCAAAATCCGGCGGATACCGAAGCCGCCCTGCAGGAAGGGAAAGCCGATTATATCGGACTGGGCCATGAGGCAATCTGCGATCCCCACTGGGTGAACAAGGTCCGGAAGAATGAGACCTACGACATCATCCCCTGTATTGGCTGCAACGAATGTCTCTATGCGGGATTCAGCGGCAAAATGATGCACTGTGCAGTCAACCCGCTTACTTTTGCGGAGGATTATTATCCGGTTGTGCCCGGCGATCCCAAAAAGCGTGTTCTTGTGGTGGGAGGCGGCCCGGCCGGCATGGTGGCGGCAATTACGGCAGCCGGGAGAGGGTTGCAGACCGAGCTCTGGGAAAAGACCACTGAGCTGGGCGGCTTGCTGTTGGCGGCAGGCGGTCCCCGATTCAAGAAGGATGTCAAGGACTATGTCCAGTATCTGATCGGTAAGGTGTACCGCAGCAACATAAGGGTATCCCTTATGAAGGAAGCCACCCCGGAAAACATAATTGCCGGAAATTATGACAAGGTGATCATCGCAGCGGGTTCCACTCCGGTGATGCCTCCCATCAAGGGCGTAGAGGAATCCTTCGTTGTCGGTGCCAATGATCTGCTGACCCATAAGAAGGATTATGGAAAGAAAGTGGTTGTGCTGGGCGGCGGCCTGGTTGGCTGTGAAACGGCATGCCATTGCGCGGAGCATGCAGATGACGTGACGATCCTTGAGATGCTTCCGGAAATCCTGATGACTGTGCGCCACAGCAGGAACAATGATCAGTCCCTGCGTCATCTGATGGAGGAATGCGATATTAAGATCATTACCAGCGCAAAAGTGACGGAGTTTAAGGATCACGCCGTGCACTATGAAAAGGATGGAAAACAGGAGACCATCAAGGCGGATACCGTGGCGGTGGCAGCCGGATATCGTGCCAATGACTCCCTGTATGATGCCATCGACGGCAAAGTGGATTGTTCCATTGTAGGGGATGCGGAGGCACCGGACAATATCCTGAAGGCGGTGCATCACGGGTTCCAGTCCGTTCGCTGCATATAA
- a CDS encoding hydantoinase/oxoprolinase family protein translates to MRLGLGIDTGGTYTDGVIYDFDDSKVIKGAKSLTVKEDLKLGIIHVLDQMPQELLKKIGVVSLSTTLATNACVEDKGSRAKLILIGCDENIVKKNGQQYGLPSIEDIIFIRGGHDLRGEVTEEPHWDVLHDKIKNTMGKTDSFAIVQMWGIRNPEFEKKAKELIYDWTGLPVVCGHELAGELNFLKRAATALLNAKLIPLINKFIDAVKVGLKERGIHAPLAIVCGDGSVMSEGYVRNRPVETLLSGPAASVIGGINVSGQQNCVVVDMGGTTSDLAIVKEGKPFLAYEGADVGNWKTAVKSVDIRTIGLGGDSQISFDSRDKLIIGPRRVAPLSWLAHRWPKVLGQIKLLHEENRIHTRSLCQFFYSIGEIPQDGDFTTEEKRIVEALKEGPLSMEKLAEAVETSIYTIKPDRLEQLGIIMRSALTPTDIMHLTGDFSGWNGQAALLGAEILASRLKITLEELIHEVNSTIKSRLYLNIVHELIKRDDPSLLKHGFTPELEKMILLGCQNSHMQRNPYLSIGLSTDFSLVGIGAPIHVYLPDVASSLNTTCIIEKYAAVANAIGAITGSISVEERIIIKPRYTVAGVEGYDCFSPRVKKHFDDYAKARDWSKGEGKDLVGELAMAKGASDYDISIEMDENKTEINIPGSQSEKEKEEQGEHGEQGKHGEQEESTREILIETIITAKAIGSLKWV, encoded by the coding sequence ATGAGATTAGGGTTAGGCATAGATACCGGAGGCACTTATACCGATGGTGTAATCTACGATTTTGATGACAGCAAGGTTATAAAAGGTGCTAAATCCCTCACAGTGAAGGAGGATTTAAAACTTGGGATTATACATGTATTGGATCAAATGCCGCAGGAACTTTTGAAAAAGATTGGGGTGGTATCCTTATCCACTACCCTGGCTACAAACGCATGTGTAGAGGATAAAGGAAGCAGGGCAAAGTTAATACTCATCGGCTGCGATGAGAATATCGTTAAAAAGAATGGACAGCAATACGGGCTGCCTTCCATAGAGGATATCATATTCATTCGGGGAGGGCATGATCTCCGGGGGGAAGTGACAGAGGAACCCCATTGGGATGTTCTTCATGATAAAATAAAAAATACAATGGGAAAAACGGATTCCTTTGCTATTGTACAGATGTGGGGTATCAGAAATCCGGAATTCGAAAAAAAGGCCAAGGAACTGATTTATGATTGGACGGGTCTGCCGGTGGTCTGTGGGCATGAGCTGGCTGGAGAACTGAATTTTTTAAAAAGGGCTGCCACAGCCCTGCTCAATGCAAAGCTTATTCCGCTGATAAATAAATTCATAGATGCCGTTAAGGTGGGTTTAAAGGAGAGGGGCATCCATGCACCCCTGGCTATTGTTTGTGGTGATGGCAGCGTAATGTCCGAAGGATACGTAAGGAACAGGCCGGTGGAGACTTTGCTCTCAGGTCCTGCTGCCAGCGTAATTGGTGGGATCAATGTGAGCGGACAACAAAACTGTGTAGTTGTTGATATGGGAGGTACCACCAGTGATTTGGCAATTGTTAAGGAGGGGAAGCCTTTTCTTGCTTATGAAGGAGCGGATGTAGGCAATTGGAAAACAGCTGTGAAATCTGTGGACATTCGAACCATTGGTCTGGGGGGAGACAGCCAAATAAGCTTTGACTCCAGGGATAAGCTTATAATAGGTCCGCGACGGGTTGCTCCCCTATCCTGGCTTGCCCATAGATGGCCGAAAGTTTTGGGCCAAATCAAGCTTTTACATGAGGAGAACAGGATACACACCCGTTCCCTGTGTCAATTTTTCTATTCAATAGGGGAAATTCCCCAGGATGGAGATTTTACTACAGAAGAGAAGAGAATAGTGGAAGCTCTTAAAGAAGGACCTTTAAGCATGGAAAAACTGGCAGAGGCAGTGGAAACTTCTATCTATACTATCAAACCCGATAGGCTTGAGCAGTTGGGGATCATTATGAGGAGTGCGCTAACCCCTACAGATATAATGCATCTTACTGGTGATTTTTCTGGATGGAATGGACAGGCTGCTCTTTTAGGGGCAGAGATTTTAGCAAGTCGTCTAAAGATAACATTGGAAGAACTTATCCATGAGGTCAATAGCACTATAAAATCCAGACTATACTTAAATATTGTTCACGAACTTATTAAAAGGGATGATCCATCCCTGCTGAAACATGGTTTCACGCCAGAACTTGAAAAGATGATCTTATTGGGCTGCCAAAACTCCCATATGCAAAGAAATCCCTATCTATCCATTGGATTGTCCACGGACTTTTCACTGGTAGGAATAGGAGCCCCTATTCATGTATACCTGCCGGATGTAGCATCATCCTTAAATACTACCTGTATAATAGAGAAGTATGCCGCAGTGGCCAATGCGATAGGGGCCATCACGGGAAGTATCTCCGTAGAGGAGAGGATCATTATAAAGCCAAGATATACCGTAGCGGGAGTAGAAGGCTATGATTGCTTCTCTCCAAGGGTAAAGAAACACTTTGATGACTATGCAAAGGCCCGGGATTGGTCAAAAGGTGAGGGCAAAGATTTGGTTGGGGAGCTTGCTATGGCGAAGGGAGCTTCTGACTATGATATTTCTATTGAGATGGATGAGAATAAAACAGAAATAAATATACCGGGATCTCAATCAGAAAAAGAGAAAGAAGAGCAAGGAGAACACGGAGAACAAGGAAAACACGGAGAACAGGAAGAATCTACACGGGAGATATTAATCGAGACCATCATAACAGCCAAAGCCATAGGAAGCTTAAAATGGGTTTAA
- a CDS encoding ABC transporter permease subunit: MTNINPNLYEAAEIDGANRWHKIKYVTLPSIKPTIILMATLALGNVLNAGFEQIFTMYSPLVYESGDIIDTYVYRMGLEKMQYSFATAVGLFKSVVSFVLIVLAYKLADKFAGYSIF; encoded by the coding sequence ATGACAAACATCAATCCCAATTTGTACGAAGCTGCTGAGATTGACGGTGCAAACAGATGGCATAAGATTAAATATGTTACTTTGCCATCCATTAAGCCAACTATTATTCTAATGGCTACACTGGCACTGGGTAATGTATTGAATGCCGGGTTTGAGCAGATTTTCACAATGTACAGCCCATTAGTCTATGAAAGCGGAGATATAATTGATACGTATGTATACCGTATGGGGCTTGAAAAGATGCAGTATAGCTTTGCAACGGCGGTTGGACTTTTTAAATCCGTTGTCAGTTTTGTCTTAATCGTATTGGCCTATAAACTTGCAGATAAGTTTGCAGGATACAGCATATTTTAA
- a CDS encoding carbohydrate ABC transporter permease yields the protein MRQKTSFFDVLNIIILSVMALSCLIPILNAIAISFSDKTSAALGNVYFWPVNFNLSSYQEIFKDDRYFTAFGVSVVRVILGVTINVLLSIFMAFPLSKDKHVFPARNVYMWILVFTMLFNGGLVPTFILIKDLNLMDTIWALVLPGAVPVFSVIILMNFFKGIPKSLEEAALVDGASPLYILLKIMVPLAKPSIATITLFAVVGHWNSFFDGKIYINTPAKQPLQTYIQSLTVQLSTQAMQNMRPEEIIRQLKMSNLTFNSAKAVVSMLPILIIYPFLQKYFVTGLVMGAVKE from the coding sequence ATGAGGCAAAAAACAAGTTTCTTCGATGTACTTAACATAATTATATTATCTGTTATGGCTTTGTCCTGCCTGATTCCAATATTGAATGCCATTGCAATATCCTTTAGTGATAAAACCAGTGCGGCATTGGGAAATGTTTATTTCTGGCCAGTCAATTTTAACCTTTCTTCCTATCAGGAAATTTTTAAGGACGATCGTTATTTTACAGCTTTTGGTGTATCTGTAGTAAGGGTAATACTTGGTGTAACAATAAACGTCCTGCTTTCTATCTTCATGGCATTTCCTCTATCCAAGGATAAGCATGTTTTTCCTGCAAGAAATGTTTATATGTGGATATTGGTGTTTACTATGTTGTTTAATGGAGGCCTTGTCCCTACATTTATTCTGATAAAGGATTTAAACTTGATGGATACTATATGGGCTTTGGTATTACCGGGTGCAGTACCCGTTTTCAGTGTTATTATCCTCATGAACTTTTTCAAAGGTATTCCGAAATCTCTTGAAGAAGCGGCTCTGGTTGATGGAGCCAGTCCTCTATATATTTTGCTAAAAATCATGGTACCTTTGGCTAAACCATCTATTGCCACTATAACATTATTTGCTGTTGTTGGTCATTGGAATTCGTTTTTTGATGGTAAGATCTATATAAATACCCCGGCGAAGCAACCGCTTCAGACATACATCCAATCGCTGACTGTCCAGCTCAGCACTCAGGCAATGCAGAATATGCGCCCTGAAGAAATCATTCGGCAGCTTAAAATGTCGAACCTGACATTCAATTCAGCAAAAGCTGTGGTATCCATGTTGCCCATTCTGATCATATATCCTTTCCTGCAGAAATATTTTGTTACCGGACTTGTTATGGGAGCGGTAAAGGAATAG
- a CDS encoding helix-turn-helix domain-containing protein: protein MLKKSKSMSVLYRYILSFLMISMIPLFIVSIFFYRYNLDAVKKNVQQLNRYQLTQITNIIEREYKEYFFIAKRLEQEPELCYRNLTGTQAEKKHALNVFQYHMVDAVNIANPFLWIRDENLVYSKNGIMDYDAMSSKYYMMTVEEKNRFHKWMNEENVPSIGNLQTYELISNQKKEEVVFQFPIRNHRVSVFFVIDRSEYLGLFSNMIDNVNGYAFVLEGPHKMIATNNPDKEDCRIAINFLKDRSNEKNGLIKLADGKDYSIINTKSDRTGWICAVALPESIYHSKALEDINRLILVFTVIEFICAGTGIALSFAYYKPLRRIVQETDVQKISANGNEYDMISGYFKWKTEQNQELRRIIHSQTPYVKDRVLDILLYSDITQEEFDQNIKNIDLDFKEPYFFVITLELDGAFDVAERSHYMKFVTEEIHKIQKNFVTPCSIYCMEHFGEAVSFLIVNLRDLNYKHLLFAEIKRELDHFPQQNIRVVFGCGNVYPSLWNLRKSYQEARVVSEYNVRSKDKEVLGINEIQELTNIGIPDYPVSIQSLFIQQIKEGDLKGAQDSFTEFCASEVFQDGRDSIQQYALYMCVKDIVTLAKEVSCADPECDLSFMLSYASRQALKKNVMLAAQKICDAVNKSKFQKRNNFKKQIIHYITENYCNPDLGLDSIAEYFGLSPVYMSRFIREQTGFNFRDYVTDIRMKEAKKMLLGGNISINEIVKQVGYYNTSSFIRKFRKIEGITPGEYRAKMRGKEMDAKFI, encoded by the coding sequence ATGCTGAAAAAGTCAAAGTCCATGAGCGTTTTATATCGGTATATCTTATCCTTTTTGATGATTTCGATGATCCCGCTTTTTATTGTGTCGATATTCTTTTATCGTTATAATCTGGATGCTGTCAAAAAGAACGTACAGCAACTGAACCGTTACCAGCTGACTCAGATTACAAACATTATTGAAAGGGAATATAAAGAATATTTCTTTATTGCCAAACGATTGGAGCAAGAACCTGAGCTGTGCTACAGGAATCTGACCGGAACCCAGGCAGAAAAAAAGCATGCACTGAATGTGTTTCAATATCATATGGTGGATGCTGTTAATATCGCAAATCCTTTTCTGTGGATAAGAGATGAAAATCTTGTATACAGTAAAAATGGCATAATGGATTACGATGCCATGTCAAGCAAATACTATATGATGACAGTTGAAGAGAAGAATCGATTTCATAAATGGATGAATGAGGAAAATGTTCCTTCAATAGGAAACCTTCAGACCTATGAATTGATAAGTAATCAAAAGAAGGAAGAAGTAGTATTTCAATTTCCCATACGAAATCATCGTGTCAGCGTATTTTTCGTGATTGACAGAAGCGAATACCTGGGGCTTTTTTCAAATATGATTGATAACGTGAATGGCTATGCCTTTGTATTGGAGGGGCCCCATAAAATGATAGCTACGAATAACCCGGATAAAGAAGATTGCCGAATCGCGATAAATTTTCTAAAAGATAGAAGCAATGAAAAAAATGGCCTTATAAAATTAGCCGATGGCAAAGACTATTCAATTATCAACACAAAGTCTGACCGAACAGGATGGATCTGTGCAGTGGCTTTGCCCGAGAGTATTTATCATTCTAAGGCTTTGGAGGATATCAATCGTTTGATTCTGGTTTTCACGGTCATTGAATTTATCTGTGCAGGAACAGGAATCGCTCTGTCATTTGCCTATTACAAACCGCTACGTCGTATTGTTCAGGAAACGGATGTTCAAAAGATTTCTGCAAATGGCAATGAATATGATATGATTTCAGGATATTTCAAGTGGAAAACCGAGCAAAATCAGGAATTACGGAGGATTATCCATTCACAAACACCTTATGTGAAGGACAGGGTATTGGATATTCTGCTGTATTCGGATATCACGCAGGAAGAATTTGATCAGAATATCAAAAATATTGATTTGGATTTTAAGGAACCATATTTTTTTGTAATTACTTTAGAGTTGGATGGAGCTTTTGATGTGGCAGAACGTTCTCATTATATGAAGTTTGTGACAGAGGAGATTCATAAGATACAGAAAAATTTTGTAACGCCATGTTCTATATACTGTATGGAGCATTTTGGAGAGGCCGTGTCATTCCTGATTGTCAATCTAAGGGATCTCAACTATAAACACCTGCTTTTTGCTGAGATAAAAAGGGAGCTGGATCATTTTCCACAACAAAATATAAGAGTGGTGTTTGGCTGTGGAAATGTGTATCCCTCTTTATGGAATCTGCGAAAATCCTATCAGGAGGCAAGAGTAGTCAGCGAATATAATGTTCGGTCCAAAGATAAAGAAGTTTTGGGAATCAATGAAATCCAGGAACTCACGAACATAGGAATTCCGGATTATCCTGTTTCCATTCAATCTCTTTTTATCCAGCAGATCAAGGAAGGAGATTTGAAAGGCGCACAGGACAGTTTTACTGAATTTTGCGCAAGTGAAGTCTTTCAGGATGGAAGGGATTCCATACAGCAATATGCTTTGTATATGTGTGTCAAAGATATCGTAACGCTGGCAAAGGAAGTAAGCTGTGCAGATCCGGAATGTGATCTTTCGTTTATGCTGTCCTATGCATCCAGACAGGCATTGAAGAAAAATGTCATGTTGGCTGCCCAAAAAATTTGTGATGCAGTGAATAAAAGCAAATTCCAGAAAAGAAATAATTTTAAAAAGCAAATTATCCATTATATCACAGAAAACTATTGTAATCCGGATTTGGGGCTGGACAGTATAGCAGAATATTTTGGGCTTTCGCCGGTCTATATGAGTCGTTTTATCCGGGAGCAGACAGGATTTAACTTTAGGGATTATGTGACGGATATACGAATGAAGGAAGCCAAAAAAATGCTTTTGGGGGGAAACATCAGCATCAATGAAATTGTAAAGCAGGTCGGATATTATAACACATCAAGTTTCATCCGGAAGTTTCGTAAAATAGAGGGAATTACTCCGGGAGAGTACCGGGCAAAAATGCGGGGAAAGGAGATGGATGCTAAATTTATATGA
- a CDS encoding Tm-1-like ATP-binding domain-containing protein, protein MKTVAIAGTFDSKGKEFLFIKELFEEIGIKTFTVHTGTFQPLFTPDVSNQEVAAEAGENLSEIVERKDRARATAVMSRGTEKIIPRLYEEGKFDGIFSLGGSGGTSIIAPAMRRLPIGVPKIVVSTMASGNTEQYVGTSDVILIPSIVDVAGLNIISTRIFSNAVFAMAGMLEHRMNKSVDKKPLVAATMFGVTTPCIDFAKEYLESQGYEVLVFHATGTGGRTMESLIHSGYFKGVLDLTTTEWCDELFGGVLNAGPHRCEAAGLCGIPQVVSVGACDMVNFGPWDTVPKEYQGRNLYRHNPTVTLMRTTVQENEILGKKLAEKFNLAKGKTALFLPLKGVSMIDAEGQPFYGPEEDRMLFDMLRKNINRDVVQLYEMNCLINDREFAIAAAKKLVEMMEK, encoded by the coding sequence ATGAAAACCGTTGCAATTGCCGGGACTTTCGACAGCAAAGGGAAGGAATTCCTTTTTATCAAGGAGCTGTTTGAAGAAATCGGCATAAAAACATTTACCGTTCATACGGGAACTTTTCAGCCGCTTTTCACACCTGACGTGTCCAATCAGGAAGTTGCGGCGGAAGCCGGCGAGAACCTGTCTGAAATTGTTGAAAGGAAAGACCGTGCCCGCGCTACGGCCGTGATGTCCCGCGGGACGGAAAAGATCATTCCCCGCCTTTATGAGGAAGGAAAATTCGACGGCATCTTTTCACTGGGTGGCTCCGGAGGAACCTCAATCATTGCCCCGGCGATGCGCAGGCTTCCCATCGGCGTGCCAAAGATTGTGGTCTCCACCATGGCTTCCGGCAATACGGAGCAGTATGTGGGTACCAGCGACGTGATTCTGATTCCATCGATTGTTGACGTTGCAGGGCTTAACATCATTTCGACAAGGATTTTCAGCAATGCGGTGTTTGCCATGGCGGGTATGCTGGAGCACAGGATGAACAAATCGGTTGACAAAAAACCGTTGGTCGCAGCGACCATGTTCGGTGTTACGACTCCGTGCATTGATTTTGCCAAAGAATATCTGGAATCCCAGGGCTATGAGGTTCTCGTTTTCCATGCGACGGGAACCGGAGGCCGGACGATGGAATCCCTTATCCACAGCGGATATTTCAAAGGCGTACTCGATCTGACCACTACCGAATGGTGCGACGAGCTTTTCGGCGGAGTCCTGAATGCGGGCCCGCATCGCTGCGAAGCGGCGGGTTTGTGCGGTATCCCACAGGTGGTTTCGGTGGGGGCGTGCGATATGGTGAATTTCGGGCCGTGGGATACCGTGCCCAAAGAGTATCAGGGACGGAATCTTTACCGGCACAATCCGACGGTTACCCTGATGCGCACCACCGTTCAGGAAAATGAGATCCTCGGAAAGAAGCTGGCGGAAAAGTTTAACCTTGCAAAAGGAAAAACCGCCCTATTCCTGCCTTTGAAAGGCGTTTCGATGATTGACGCCGAAGGTCAGCCGTTTTATGGTCCGGAGGAGGATCGGATGTTGTTTGACATGCTCAGAAAAAATATAAACCGTGATGTTGTACAGCTGTATGAAATGAACTGCCTGATAAACGACCGTGAGTTTGCCATTGCCGCTGCGAAGAAGCTTGTGGAAATGATGGAGAAATAA